The nucleotide sequence AGCGACAACCGCTTCAGTCGTGGCCCTTCATCTGTGGGTTCTGATCGGTGGGAGTAGTTTCTCCTTCCGTCGTCTGTAATTCGGTGACGATCCGGGCCGCCACGCGCCGCGCCAGCTCCAGTTGGTCCGGCGCATAGGAGATGGCGGCGACGGCGGCGTGACCTCCGCCACCATACCGCTCGCAAATTTTCGCCAGATTGTGTCGGCGCGGATTCGGCGCCCAGGGATTGGAACCAACGGAGATTTTGGCCCGCACCGGGGAACGGCTCACCCCGATGCTGTAGGTCGCCTGGGGAAAGAGATAATAGGGGATGAATTTGTTGTAGCCTTCCAGATCGTAGTCGCTGATGTCGAAGAAAACGACGTTTCCCTCACAGCGGGCGATACGACCGATCACTTCCAGGGCTTTCAGGTGCCGTTCATACAGAGGCTCGAACAAGGCGACGATCTCCGGTTGCGCGGCCACATCGGCCAGTGACGTATACTGCAGGGCGCGAATCAGCTTCTCCGGTAGCCGGCCATCGCGCCCGGCTTCGATCACCAACAGGAGCTTCATCGCCGGTTCCTCGACGCTCACAGCCGCCTGCGGACTGGCATACTGCGCTCCATCAATGATGTCGGCCCAGCGAATCAATTCCTCCAGGGGGGTGCTATCGAATCCAAATCGCGCTGCGGTCGTATCGGCGATGAACTTGGTGCAGGATTTATAATCGGGGTTGAGGAATTTTCTCCCGCTTCGATCCCGGCGAAAGTGAGCTTCATCCTCGGGCGTGAGGAAGGCGCTTTCGTGATGATCGAACCACCAGGTGAGCTTCTCCGAGCTACTGTACTTGAAGTCCACGATGGCGTTTTCATCGCCGTCGAACAGCGTATCCTCGAACAACTGCCCGGCCTTGTGCATGAGGCCGCCGTACCCGAACTCGGCCTGCGCATTGATGCACTCCCGATAGAAGCGAGAGAAGACAGCCGCCGAGGCAATCCCATCGAAGCAGTTGTTGTGAAAGAGAACTTTGACTTTCATAGCCCGACAAAAAGCGGACAATGATACACGGACTCTTTCGCGATTGCAAAATCTTTCCCGGCATAACCGGCCCTAACGAGCCGGGAGAGATGATCGGGGGGTCACCGCTCATCCGCGCGGAGGGGAAGCTCTTCGGGCACGCATGTACGCTTCCCGACTCTCCCGGAGGATGAAGCCCGCCAGGACGCGAGGAAGCCTCTTTGAGTTCCCGGAAGGATAAGAGCACGCAGATTGAGCGAAGCCTTCCTCAGGAGAACCTCCGCCGAGACTGCTTTGCAAGGCGATGCAATTCACCGGAGGCCACAGACCGTCTCCTACCGGCCACCTTCAGCTTCAGCATCGCCGTGAGATCGGCGTTGGGGCTAAATCGGCAATACCGGCGCGGAATCTCGTCGCCTTATTCGCGTGTTCAGCGCGTCTTGCGGTCGGCTTCGTCTGCCGCACACCGAGAAACACACCACAAAAAACACAGAACGTGCGAATCATGAGGCAGGGAATTCCTTTCTCCTCACATCCCCTTGCAGTTTTCAATTGCCCGCACCCGGGAGCGCACATTCTTGCTTGCGCGCCTCTGCCCGCAAGGAGGCGGGCGCTCCCAGGGCAAACTCGGTTACAAACCGCCTTAGACGTTTTTGAGGGCTTCTCTCACCCGGTCGGGAGTCATCGGCATCTCGAAGAGGCGGGCTCCAGTGGCATCGAAGATGGCATTGGCGATGGCTGCTCCAACGGGAACAATGGCCGGTTCACCGCCACCCTGGGGAGCCAGCTCGTCGTTTTTGATGAGCACCGTTTCGATCTGCGGCATCATGGAGAACCGAGGAATCTGATAGGTGTCGAAGTTTGTCGTCAGAAGTTGGCCGCCTTTGAAGCGAATCTCCTCGGTCAGCGCATACCCCAGCCCCATCATGAGGCAGCCTTCGATCTGCATCTGCGCTCCATCGGGATTGATGACCAGGCCCATGTCCTGAGCGCACACGATCCGTTTCACCTTCACCTGACCGGTCGCTCGATCCACAGCGACCTCGGCGATTTCGGCGACATAGGTTCCCGCATCAATGCCGCAGGCGATGCCCACGCCGCGTCCGCTGGGGGCCACGGCCTTTTTCCAGCCGAATCGCTCGGCAACCGTTTGCAGAACGCGCCGCATTCTCGCATCGGAAGTGTTGTGCAGGCGAAATTCGAGCGGATCCATCTTGGCCTTGGCGGCCATCATATCAATCTGCGATTCGCGGGCGAAGACGTTGAGATTCGCTCCCGGAGCACGCCAGGGGCCGGTGGCAAAGGGATGAACCCGCGTGGGGTCCTGTCCCCAGCGTCCATAAACCCTCATGAGATTGTGCGGGACATCGTAGAATTGTTCGGCGCTTCTCGGCCCGGCGAAGTAGACCTGGTAGTCCCACAAACAAATCTTCCCCTGACGGTCGAGTCCCGAACGAATCTTGACGACGGCGGCGGGGCGGAAAGTATCGTAGAAGAACTCTTCCTCGCGGCTCCACATGACCTGAACGGGCTTGCCCGTGATTTTGGCCAGGCGGGCGGCTTCCATAGCCTGTCGGTTATTGCTCTTGCCGCCAAATCCACCGCCGACAAAAGGCGTGATCACGCGAACTTTTTCCAGCGGCAGATTGAGGGACTGGGCGATCTGTTGCTGGAGCGGAAACGGTGTTTGCGTCGAGGCCCAAACGATCAGTCGTTCTCCCTCAAAACTCGCCACGG is from Blastocatellia bacterium and encodes:
- a CDS encoding phosphoesterase; translation: MKVKVLFHNNCFDGIASAAVFSRFYRECINAQAEFGYGGLMHKAGQLFEDTLFDGDENAIVDFKYSSSEKLTWWFDHHESAFLTPEDEAHFRRDRSGRKFLNPDYKSCTKFIADTTAARFGFDSTPLEELIRWADIIDGAQYASPQAAVSVEEPAMKLLLVIEAGRDGRLPEKLIRALQYTSLADVAAQPEIVALFEPLYERHLKALEVIGRIARCEGNVVFFDISDYDLEGYNKFIPYYLFPQATYSIGVSRSPVRAKISVGSNPWAPNPRRHNLAKICERYGGGGHAAVAAISYAPDQLELARRVAARIVTELQTTEGETTPTDQNPQMKGHD
- a CDS encoding molybdopterin cofactor-binding domain-containing protein, translating into MRQRRTDSAATSSASGRIARRDFLKLLGSGIVVLFTTDLSDWEDLLGQESRGRSYPTDFNAYLRIGEDGRVTVYSGKIEMGQGVVTSLAQMAADELGVSLDAITMVMGDTDLCPWDMGTFGSMSTRFFGPALRAAAAEARAVLLELASEHLQVPKEKLTADNGVIFVSDDRSRRVTYGQLARGQKIIRRLEGKAVLKSVSEFTIMGKPTPRRDAIAKVTGAAQFAGDIRLPGMLYAKILRPPAHGARLKSVDTTAAEKIPGVTVVKENDLIAVLHSDPETAAAALEQVRAEFETPPATVDDRTIFEHVIKNAPAPQERERKGDLAEGEKLAVSLFEATYVNGYGAHAPIETHTAVASFEGERLIVWASTQTPFPLQQQIAQSLNLPLEKVRVITPFVGGGFGGKSNNRQAMEAARLAKITGKPVQVMWSREEEFFYDTFRPAAVVKIRSGLDRQGKICLWDYQVYFAGPRSAEQFYDVPHNLMRVYGRWGQDPTRVHPFATGPWRAPGANLNVFARESQIDMMAAKAKMDPLEFRLHNTSDARMRRVLQTVAERFGWKKAVAPSGRGVGIACGIDAGTYVAEIAEVAVDRATGQVKVKRIVCAQDMGLVINPDGAQMQIEGCLMMGLGYALTEEIRFKGGQLLTTNFDTYQIPRFSMMPQIETVLIKNDELAPQGGGEPAIVPVGAAIANAIFDATGARLFEMPMTPDRVREALKNV